In the genome of Myxococcus stipitatus, one region contains:
- a CDS encoding dihydrolipoamide acetyltransferase family protein, which produces MATFEFKLPDLGEGVMEGELVKWHVKSGDVVKEDQVLAEVMTDKATVTVPSPKAGRVVQTHGKEGDMAKVHQLLVTLEIEGAAPAQAAGHGAPAPAAQASTAAASAPAATAAQAQATKVLATPVTRRMAREHGLDLATIAGSGPQGRVTKADVLAALEGGDSKNVVAAPAPAAQARPAVPALSTGRSDERIPLRGLRKKIAEKMVRSKFTMPHFAFVEEVDATDLVALRARLNKQLAAAGDNTKLNYLPFIIKATIAALKKFPHLNANFDEASQELVVRGEYNIGMAVATPDGLTVAVVKNADRLTLAELAQETARLGVAARERKLKMEELTGGTFTITSLGQSGGLFATPIINHPEVGIMGVHKLKKRPAVVNDQVVVRDMMNLSLSCDHRVIDGSVAADFVYEVIKYLEKPDLLFLAMA; this is translated from the coding sequence ATGGCAACCTTTGAATTCAAGCTCCCCGACCTCGGCGAAGGCGTGATGGAGGGCGAGCTGGTCAAGTGGCACGTCAAGTCCGGCGACGTCGTGAAGGAAGACCAGGTGCTTGCCGAGGTGATGACGGACAAGGCCACCGTCACCGTCCCCAGCCCGAAGGCCGGGCGCGTCGTGCAGACGCACGGCAAGGAAGGGGACATGGCGAAGGTGCACCAGCTCCTCGTCACGCTGGAGATTGAAGGCGCGGCTCCGGCGCAGGCGGCGGGTCACGGTGCGCCCGCTCCGGCGGCGCAGGCCTCCACGGCGGCGGCGTCCGCTCCGGCGGCCACCGCGGCTCAGGCCCAGGCGACGAAGGTGCTGGCCACGCCTGTGACCCGGCGCATGGCGCGCGAGCATGGACTGGACCTGGCGACCATCGCGGGCAGCGGTCCGCAGGGTCGGGTGACGAAGGCGGACGTGCTCGCCGCGCTGGAGGGTGGGGACTCGAAGAACGTGGTGGCCGCTCCCGCGCCCGCCGCTCAGGCGCGTCCCGCGGTGCCGGCGCTGTCCACGGGCCGCTCCGACGAGCGCATCCCGCTGCGCGGCCTGCGCAAGAAGATCGCCGAGAAGATGGTTCGGTCGAAGTTCACCATGCCGCACTTCGCCTTCGTGGAAGAGGTGGATGCGACGGACCTGGTGGCGCTCCGGGCGCGGCTCAACAAGCAGCTCGCGGCGGCGGGCGACAACACCAAGCTCAACTACCTGCCGTTCATCATCAAGGCGACCATCGCCGCGCTGAAGAAGTTCCCGCACCTGAACGCCAACTTCGATGAGGCGTCGCAGGAGTTGGTGGTGCGCGGCGAGTACAACATCGGCATGGCCGTGGCGACGCCGGATGGCCTCACGGTGGCCGTGGTGAAGAACGCGGATCGCCTGACGCTGGCGGAGCTGGCGCAGGAGACGGCGCGCCTGGGCGTGGCGGCGCGTGAGCGGAAGCTGAAGATGGAGGAGCTGACGGGCGGCACCTTCACCATCACCTCGCTGGGGCAGAGTGGCGGCCTGTTCGCCACGCCCATCATCAACCACCCCGAAGTGGGCATCATGGGCGTGCACAAGCTCAAGAAGCGCCCGGCCGTGGTGAATGACCAGGTCGTGGTTCGCGACATGATGAACCTGTCGCTCTCGTGCGACCACCGCGTCATCGACGGCTCCGTGGCGGCCGACTTCGTCTACGAAGTCATCAAGTACCTGGAGAAGCCGGACCTGCTGTTCCTGGCGATGGCGTGA
- the lpdA gene encoding dihydrolipoyl dehydrogenase: protein MAETFDVVIIGSGPGGYVGAIRAGQLGLKTAIIEKDKRLGGTCLHRGCIPTKSLLWTAELFHHVREASDFGIDVASPTVNWPNAMKHKDKVVTKGANGIDFLMKKNKVTVIKGHGRIAGKGKVEVTDADGKKQVLDAKNIIIATGSVPKSLPNVPVDHKRVMNSDSILQIDRIPKSIIVLGAGAVGCEFASVFNHVGSKTAIVEYLPALLPIEDADISKELEKTFRRRGIDVHTGSAVEKVEHTADGVRVTMKVGNETKTLEAEILLSAVGRAPVTEDVGLDKTSIKTDRGFIKVDSMLRTSEPNVYAVGDVIPTPMLAHMASAECVVAVEHIAGKNPQPINYDLTPSATYCYPEVASVGLTEKKAKERGYDVKIGNAPFGAVTKAAITNESGGLIKIVSDKKYDEVLGIHIIGPHATELLAEACVALKLEITTEELAGTIHAHPTLSEIVHEGAEATLGHPRHF, encoded by the coding sequence GTGGCTGAGACGTTCGACGTGGTGATCATCGGTTCGGGCCCTGGCGGCTACGTGGGTGCCATCCGCGCGGGGCAGCTCGGGCTGAAGACGGCCATCATCGAGAAGGACAAGCGTCTGGGCGGTACCTGCCTCCATCGCGGGTGCATTCCCACCAAGTCCCTGCTGTGGACGGCGGAGCTGTTCCACCACGTTCGCGAGGCGAGCGACTTCGGCATCGACGTGGCGAGCCCGACGGTCAACTGGCCCAACGCGATGAAGCACAAGGACAAGGTCGTCACCAAGGGTGCCAACGGCATCGACTTCTTGATGAAGAAGAACAAGGTGACGGTCATCAAGGGCCATGGCCGCATCGCCGGCAAGGGCAAGGTGGAGGTCACCGACGCCGACGGCAAGAAGCAGGTCCTCGACGCGAAGAACATCATCATCGCGACGGGCTCCGTGCCCAAGTCCCTGCCGAACGTGCCGGTGGACCACAAGCGCGTGATGAACAGCGACTCCATCCTGCAGATCGACCGCATCCCCAAGAGCATCATCGTCCTGGGCGCCGGCGCGGTGGGCTGTGAGTTCGCGTCCGTCTTCAACCACGTGGGCAGCAAGACGGCCATCGTGGAGTACCTGCCCGCGCTGCTCCCCATCGAGGACGCGGACATCTCCAAGGAGCTGGAGAAGACCTTCCGCCGCCGTGGCATCGACGTGCACACGGGCTCGGCGGTGGAGAAGGTGGAGCACACGGCCGACGGCGTGCGCGTCACCATGAAGGTGGGCAACGAGACGAAGACGCTCGAGGCGGAGATCCTCCTGTCCGCCGTGGGCCGCGCGCCCGTGACGGAGGACGTGGGTCTGGACAAGACGTCCATCAAGACCGACCGCGGCTTCATCAAGGTCGACTCGATGCTGCGCACCAGCGAGCCCAACGTCTACGCCGTGGGCGACGTCATCCCGACCCCGATGCTGGCCCACATGGCGAGCGCGGAGTGCGTGGTGGCGGTGGAGCACATCGCCGGGAAGAACCCGCAGCCCATCAACTACGACCTGACGCCGTCCGCGACCTACTGCTACCCCGAGGTCGCCTCCGTGGGCCTCACGGAGAAGAAGGCCAAGGAGCGCGGCTACGACGTCAAGATCGGCAACGCCCCGTTCGGCGCCGTGACGAAGGCGGCCATCACCAACGAGTCGGGTGGCCTCATCAAGATCGTCTCGGACAAGAAGTACGACGAGGTGCTGGGCATCCACATCATCGGCCCCCACGCCACGGAGCTGCTGGCCGAGGCCTGCGTCGCGCTGAAGCTGGAGATCACCACCGAGGAGCTGGCGGGCACCATCCACGCCCACCCGACGCTCTCGGAGATCGTCCACGAGGGCGCCGAGGCCACGCTGGGCCACCCGCGCCACTTCTAG
- the lipA gene encoding lipoyl synthase, protein MATPDRFPLPQVPETSRKPEWLKVRLPHGEGYERVKAIVKRTKLATVCEEARCPNIAECWGGGTATVMLMGEVCTRACRFCHVKVGAPPPLDPMEPIHLAQAVKEMDLEYIVVTSVNRDDRPDGGASHFASAIRELRRESPRTIVEVLIPDFKGVEKDLTTVAEAKPHVVAHNVETVERLTPTVRDRRATYRQSLRVLDYLKRRPEGLYTKTSVMVGLGETDAELEQTFKDLREVGVDVLTLGQYLQPSQYHLRVERFVTPAQFESYKKLAESYGFLYVASGPLVRSSYRAAEFFMKGLMERERLERLG, encoded by the coding sequence ATGGCGACTCCTGATCGGTTCCCGCTTCCCCAGGTGCCTGAGACCTCCCGCAAGCCGGAATGGCTGAAGGTGCGGTTGCCCCACGGCGAGGGGTACGAGCGAGTCAAAGCCATCGTGAAGCGCACGAAGCTGGCGACCGTGTGCGAGGAGGCTCGCTGCCCGAACATCGCCGAGTGCTGGGGCGGCGGCACGGCCACGGTGATGTTGATGGGCGAGGTGTGCACGCGCGCGTGCCGCTTCTGCCACGTGAAGGTGGGGGCGCCTCCGCCGCTGGACCCGATGGAGCCCATCCATCTGGCCCAGGCGGTCAAGGAGATGGACCTCGAGTACATCGTCGTCACGTCGGTGAACCGCGATGACCGGCCGGACGGTGGCGCCAGCCACTTCGCGTCCGCCATCCGCGAGCTGCGCCGCGAGAGCCCGCGCACCATCGTCGAGGTGCTCATTCCCGACTTCAAGGGCGTGGAGAAGGACCTGACGACGGTCGCCGAGGCGAAGCCGCACGTCGTCGCGCACAACGTGGAGACGGTGGAGCGGCTGACGCCGACGGTGAGAGATCGCCGCGCGACCTATCGCCAGTCGCTGCGCGTGCTGGACTACCTCAAGCGCCGCCCGGAGGGCCTCTACACCAAGACGTCCGTGATGGTGGGCCTGGGCGAGACCGACGCGGAGCTGGAGCAGACCTTCAAGGACCTGCGCGAGGTGGGCGTGGATGTGCTCACTCTTGGACAGTACCTCCAGCCTTCGCAGTACCACCTGCGGGTGGAGCGCTTCGTGACTCCCGCGCAGTTCGAGTCGTACAAGAAGCTGGCGGAGTCGTACGGCTTCCTCTACGTCGCCTCGGGACCGCTGGTCCGTTCCAGCTACCGGGCCGCCGAGTTCTTTATGAAGGGCCTGATGGAGCGCGAGCGCCTCGAGCGGCTCGGCTGA
- a CDS encoding ClpX C4-type zinc finger protein: MAENPRELIRTAQSAELRGDVSLAVEYLQRAAAAYRESGHVARALQLLRHARRLDAGRHDLIEEVSRLEALLESGGSDPARSSDLPDGVRAGPARVVPPSPSREVGERDTRGASVEPSRRHRLVAEALQAVDTPVDEKSAEVAAWVLDEEVSEDLQRLEVQLARVAAAVDPTEVLAPAPMEEAAPPRRRREARIIERGPTRADVSLEAWCSFCCRPRAEVGDLVAGPAGAFICKACLTESSSLLADVSPVPLPVRARAASRTTTELEFVGQPELRTQLEAALQSGVRCVLLVGGEGCGKSTLLRMLQRQGRGVISSVDSLADDVSSSPVFIEDVERLGTEPWAALAAFLARVSRPPVVLSARGQSSEAGALALRGGSERLFVPTTEVLSRAVRGILPVGLLEHVQVLLSLRQPSRADYVEMARANLALREPATSLSDDALVAFAAEAERSPRAGHELQALLNRVPAGIWELEPVTKPPSTRKGRRKGTS; the protein is encoded by the coding sequence ATGGCCGAGAACCCTCGCGAGCTGATCCGCACCGCGCAGTCCGCCGAGCTGCGGGGAGATGTGTCCCTCGCGGTGGAGTACCTCCAGCGGGCCGCGGCCGCGTATCGCGAGTCGGGCCATGTGGCCCGCGCACTCCAGTTGCTGCGCCATGCGCGCCGGCTGGATGCGGGCAGACACGACCTCATCGAGGAAGTCAGTCGCCTCGAGGCCTTGCTGGAGTCAGGAGGCTCGGACCCCGCCAGAAGCAGTGACCTTCCCGACGGGGTGCGCGCGGGGCCCGCGCGAGTCGTGCCGCCGAGTCCATCCCGCGAGGTCGGTGAGCGCGATACGCGGGGCGCATCGGTCGAGCCGTCTCGTCGACACCGGCTTGTCGCCGAGGCGTTGCAGGCGGTGGACACCCCGGTCGACGAGAAGTCCGCCGAGGTCGCCGCGTGGGTCCTGGATGAAGAAGTGAGCGAGGACCTCCAGCGGTTGGAGGTTCAGCTCGCACGGGTCGCGGCTGCTGTCGACCCCACGGAGGTCCTGGCGCCGGCTCCGATGGAAGAGGCCGCGCCGCCCCGTCGAAGGCGGGAGGCTCGGATCATCGAGCGAGGTCCCACGCGCGCGGATGTCTCGCTCGAGGCGTGGTGTTCGTTCTGCTGTCGCCCTCGCGCGGAGGTCGGCGACCTCGTGGCGGGGCCGGCGGGTGCGTTCATCTGCAAGGCGTGTCTGACGGAGTCCTCGTCACTCCTCGCGGATGTGAGCCCCGTGCCGCTGCCCGTGCGCGCTCGCGCGGCATCGCGTACCACCACCGAGCTGGAGTTCGTGGGGCAGCCCGAGCTGCGCACGCAGCTGGAGGCCGCGCTTCAGTCGGGTGTTCGCTGTGTCCTCCTCGTGGGGGGCGAAGGCTGCGGGAAGAGCACGCTGCTGCGGATGCTCCAGCGGCAGGGGAGGGGTGTCATCTCGAGCGTCGATTCGCTCGCCGACGACGTGTCGTCCTCACCGGTGTTCATCGAAGACGTGGAGCGTCTGGGCACGGAGCCATGGGCCGCCCTCGCGGCCTTCCTCGCGCGAGTGTCCCGGCCCCCCGTGGTGCTCAGCGCGCGTGGACAGTCCTCGGAGGCAGGAGCACTCGCGCTGCGAGGTGGCTCCGAGCGCCTCTTCGTTCCCACCACGGAGGTGCTGTCCCGCGCGGTGCGCGGCATCCTCCCGGTGGGCCTCCTGGAGCACGTCCAGGTGCTGTTGTCCCTGCGACAGCCCTCGCGCGCGGACTACGTCGAGATGGCTCGCGCGAACCTGGCGCTTCGAGAGCCCGCGACGTCCCTCTCCGACGACGCCTTGGTCGCGTTCGCCGCCGAGGCGGAGCGCTCTCCTCGCGCGGGCCATGAGCTGCAGGCCCTCCTCAACAGGGTTCCCGCTGGAATATGGGAACTCGAGCCAGTGACGAAGCCGCCCTCCACTCGTAAGGGCCGGCGGAAGGGAACGTCGTGA